One part of the Caldisericum sp. genome encodes these proteins:
- a CDS encoding 50S ribosomal protein L24: MNKVKYLDIKKGDLVVVIAGKDKGKQGKVLKTIPEEGKVIVEGVNMQTHFLRPTQDMPQGKITKREGPIFAHKVMVICPHCHTKTRVSHKILEDGSSVRVCRNCHEVIDKI, from the coding sequence ATGAATAAGGTTAAATATCTTGATATTAAAAAGGGAGACCTTGTGGTTGTTATTGCAGGAAAGGACAAGGGAAAACAGGGAAAAGTTTTGAAGACTATCCCAGAAGAGGGAAAGGTAATAGTGGAAGGCGTTAATATGCAAACTCATTTCCTTCGTCCAACCCAGGATATGCCGCAGGGCAAAATAACCAAGAGAGAAGGACCAATTTTTGCTCACAAGGTAATGGTTATATGCCCGCATTGCCACACAAAGACAAGAGTCTCTCATAAGATTCTCGAAGATGGCAGTTCCGTAAGAGTATGCAGGAATTGCCATGAAGTTATTGATAAGATTTAA
- the rplE gene encoding 50S ribosomal protein L5 yields the protein MLSEKLPQSPLKLKYETEVKKKMMEKFGYKNVMQVPKIVAIAVNRGIGEANENPSALEKSVQEFILITRQKPAVARAKKSIASFRVREGSPIGVRVTLRGNKMYTFFEKLINSALPRIRDFKGLSPNSFDGRGNYTFGIKEQLIFPEIEYDMVDKVRGFDVTIITTAKTDEEAKALLEFMGFPFRKN from the coding sequence TTGCTAAGCGAAAAACTGCCTCAGTCACCTTTGAAATTGAAGTATGAAACTGAGGTTAAGAAAAAGATGATGGAAAAGTTTGGTTATAAGAATGTTATGCAGGTTCCGAAAATCGTTGCAATTGCAGTTAACCGTGGTATAGGTGAAGCAAACGAAAATCCTTCAGCTCTTGAGAAGAGTGTTCAGGAATTCATACTCATTACAAGGCAGAAGCCTGCAGTTGCAAGAGCAAAAAAATCAATTGCATCATTCAGGGTTAGGGAAGGTTCCCCAATTGGAGTGAGAGTTACATTAAGGGGCAACAAGATGTATACCTTCTTTGAAAAACTCATTAATTCTGCACTTCCAAGGATTAGAGACTTCAAAGGTCTTTCTCCTAATTCCTTTGATGGTAGAGGAAATTATACATTCGGCATAAAAGAACAACTCATATTCCCGGAAATTGAATACGATATGGTTGATAAGGTTAGAGGATTTGATGTGACGATTATAACAACTGCAAAAACAGATGAGGAAGCAAAGGCTCTTTTAGAGTTTATGGGCTTCCCGTTCAGAAAGAATTAG
- a CDS encoding type Z 30S ribosomal protein S14 encodes MARKAMIEKAKKPPKFKVRQHNRCKICGRPRAYYSKFGLCRLCLRKLALKGELPGVKKASW; translated from the coding sequence ATGGCAAGAAAGGCAATGATTGAAAAAGCAAAGAAACCTCCAAAGTTTAAAGTAAGACAGCATAATAGATGTAAGATCTGCGGAAGACCCCGTGCTTATTATAGCAAATTTGGACTTTGCAGGTTGTGCTTGAGAAAACTTGCTCTTAAAGGCGAACTTCCTGGTGTTAAGAAAGCAAGTTGGTAA